One window of the Pararge aegeria chromosome 22, ilParAegt1.1, whole genome shotgun sequence genome contains the following:
- the LOC120633956 gene encoding uncharacterized protein LOC120633956, translated as MTLSCNNCRVVICELLTYVKAKLSVADEDSIVRICAATFSLEEIEESYKLLVDSLPQDLRKTARRGKGKENRFLNDIISLFKGTDPDVLPVFVARDLDKLPPITFDHLDVSKLLKDLAVVQAEIKDIKSSYVTIDQLEKVRTECQSYRYTSPPFSAAKVNMKRGAYRDSGPIGLSQLDDTIITNHSDRPNVESSSPRDLSLNYRSINYMVGSAADSYKSKRIRSGEGARAAEQVSAEGAGGAGDVSSQPAVSALSAQTASETAPIRAAGVLSFAEVTKTEGEWNVVQRRKPKTRSYRYQGVAGVSNDENCNFKAVERKVPIFITMIHKDTTEKDIMDYVYNKTKEHINLEKISFLRGNKDYNAYKFFVSERKIEIFLDATLWPEGVIFRRFVNFKRNNSSGANGVATNTVNGPTPTVNG; from the coding sequence ATGACGTTATCGTGCAATAATTGTAGGGTCGTAATATGTGAATTATTAACGTACGTAAAAGCAAAATTGTCTGTGGCTGATGAAGACAGCATTGTGAGGATTTGTGCCGCGACCTTCTCATTGGAGGAGATCGAGGAAAGTTATAAATTGCTCGTCGATTCCCTACCGCAGGATCTGCGTAAAACTGCGAGGAGAGGAAAAGGCAAAGAAAACCGTTTTTTAAACGACATAATCAGTCTTTTTAAGGGCACTGACCCTGATGTTTTGCCAGTGTTTGTAGCGAGAGACTTAGATAAGTTACCCCCGATTACGTTTGACCACCTTGACGTCTCAAAACTACTCAAGGATCTGGCCGTTGTGCAGGCCGAGATAAAAGATATTAAGTCGTCATATGTAACTATCGACCAGCTGGAAAAAGTGAGAACTGAGTGCCAAAGTTACCGATATACATCGCCGCCCTTCTCAGCTGCAAAGGTGAACATGAAAAGAGGCGCATATCGGGACAGTGGGCCCATTGGATTGTCGCAACTCGATGATACGATCATTACAAATCACAGCGATCGTCCTAACGTTGAGTCGTCATCTCCGAGAGATCTTAGTTTAAACTATAGGAGCATAAATTATATGGTAGGTAGTGCGGCGGATAGTTATAAATCTAAACGTATCCGGAGCGGCGAAGGCGCGCGCGCGGCGGAGCAGGTGAGCGCCgagggcgcgggcggcgcgggtGATGTGTCATCGCAACCAGCGGTGAGTGCGCTGAGCGCTCAGACGGCCAGCGAGACGGCTCCGATCCGGGCAGCGGGTGTGTTGTCGTTCGCTGAGGTGACTAAGACAGAAGGCGAGTGGAATGTTGTACAGCGTCGGAAACCGAAAACGAGATCGTATCGTTACCAGGGAGTCGCGGGGGTCTCCAATGACGAGAATTGTAACTTTAAAGCCGTCGAAAGAAAAGTCCCAATTTTTATTACCATGATACACAAAGACACCACGGAGAAGGATATTATGGATTACGTCTATAACAAAACGAAAGAGCATATCAATCTCGAAAAGATTTCCTTTTTACGAGGAAACAAGGACTATAACGCGTACAAATTTTTTGTATCAGAGcggaaaatagaaatatttttagatgCAACACTCTGGCCGGAGGGAGTAATATTCAGGCGTTTCGTCAATTTCAAGCGAAATAACAGCAGTGGTGCGAACGGGGTGGCGACGAATACCGTGAACGGCCCTACCCCGACTGTTAATGGATAA